One Malania oleifera isolate guangnan ecotype guangnan chromosome 10, ASM2987363v1, whole genome shotgun sequence genomic region harbors:
- the LOC131166029 gene encoding Golgi SNAP receptor complex member 1-2 produces the protein MGAPSMELQESGWEELRKEARKIEGDLDVKLSSYAKLGARFTQGGYGDAGSPTVGSSRSWKSMEMEIQSLLEKLLDTNDAMSRCAASAAATTSVTQKLARHRDILHEFTQEFRRIKGNINSMREHAELLSSVRDDISDYKASGTMSPGMQLLRERAAIHGSIAHIDDVISQAQTTKSVLGSQRTLFGDVQGKVKLLSDKFPVIRGLIGSIRRRRSRDTIILAAVIAACTLFLIIYWLSK, from the exons ATGGGGGCTCCTAGTATGGAGTTGCAGGAGTCCGGGTGGGAAGAGCTGAGGAAGGAGGCTCGGAAGATTGAGGGCGATCTCGACGTCAAGCTCTCTTCCTATGCCAAGCTTGGTGCTAGGTTCACCCAAGGAG GTTATGGGGATGCTGGGTCACCAACTGTTGGGTCCAGCAGGTCATGGAAGTCCATGGAAATGGAGATCCAAtctttgcttgaaaagcttctagATACAAATGATGCTATGAGTAGATGTGCTGCATCTGCTGCAGCAACTACTTCAGTTACTCAAAAGCTAGCAAGGCACAGGGATATACTTCATGAGTTTACCCAG GAATTTAGGCGAATAAAAGGAAACATAAACTCAATGAGGGAACATGCAGAGCTTCTTAGTTCAGTCAGGGATGACATCAGTGATTACAAG GCATCTGGGACAATGTCTCCAGGAATGCAGTTACTACGAGAGAGAGCTGCCATCCATGGAAGCATAGCTCAT ATAGATGATGTAATTAGTCAAGCTCAAACAACAAAGTCTGTCCTGGGCTCTCAAAGGACTTTGTTTGGTGATGTTCAGGGGAAAGTGAAGCTACTAAGCGACAAGTTTCCTGTTATACGTGGCCTTATTG GTTCAATCAGACGGAGACGATCGAGAGACACTATCATTTTGGCTGCAGTCATTGCAGCTTGTACACTATTTCTTATCATCTATTGGCTTTCTAAATAA